The DNA sequence CTCGTGTGCGCTTGTCAGCAGGACGTCAGGAGCTTGGTAGGGCTGTCCAGGCAATGTGTTTCTTGGCTGGCGCTAATTCGATTTTCTATGGTGAGCAACTACTCACTACCGGTAATCCTGAGGCAGAACAAGACCGTGCACTCTTGGCTGAGTTGGGTCTGAAGACCAAGCAAAGCAGCAAAGCAGAGGTTTTAATCTAACTTTTGTCGCGAATGTCCCCGATAGATCGCTTTATTTTGGAGTTTGACACTGCCCTTCGGTCGGTGGTTGGGGGTGCTAATTCTCAAAGACCTACGCCAGGGTCGGATTTTGCAAGTCATTCTGGGTTAGATGCTGCCGAACGAAAACATGCTGCTGGACTCATGCGTGTAAATCACGTTGGTGAAGTTTGTGCGCAAGCGTTGTATCAATCACAAAAATTAGTCGCACGAAATTCAGATATTCAAGAGATGTTGGATCACTCTGGCCGCGAAGAAATGGATCATCTTGCCTGGTGTGAAACTCGCCTACAAGAGCTTGGATCTCACACTAGTTATCTCAATCCACTTTGGTATGCAGGATCCTTTGCAATCGGCTTGGCAGCGGGCTTAGCGGGCGATAAGTGGAGTTTAGGATTTGTTGCTGAAACAGAAAAACAAGTGGAGAATCACTTAGAAAGTCATCTCGAAAAATTGCCAAAAGAAGACCAGCGTTCGCGCGCAATTGTTGATCAAATGCGCGTTGATGAAATTGCTCATGGACAGGCGGCAAAAAATGCAGGCGGTGCAAATTTGCCAGAACCTATTCAAAAAATAATGCAGGCAATGTCTAAGGTAATGACCACTACTGCTTATAAAATTTAAAACTGAAATCCGATTAATCTTTGAAAATTAATTTCTGATTAATTTTGATATATTTTTTTGAGATTACTGTTTATAAATACAGTATATTTTGGGATTATCTAGCTCAATAGCTAAGATCTATTCTTAAGTATATTTTCCAAGCCATTGTTTCAAGTAGCTATTTTACTAACACCATTTTCTGAACACATGACGCTAAGTGTTTGTAAACACTAGAGAAATTCCTAAAAAAACCCCTAAAAACACTTGACCCTCTTAGTACGATCCTCTAAAGTGGGAGGAAGTGTGAAAAAGTGGGGTAAATGGTGTTTCAAGGTGCGTCAGCTCTCAATTTAGATGCAAAAGGCCGCATGTCTGTGCCGGCAAAGCATCGTGACGCCTTGTTGGTACAGGGCGAGGGCCGAATCACGCTCACAAAACACCCCGATGGCTGCCTACTTCTTTTCCCAAGGCCCGAGTGGGAAACCTTCAGAGCGAGAGTTGCACAACTTCCAATGGATGCTCATTGGTGGCGCCGAATCTTTTTGGGTAATGCAGCCGAAATGGATTTGGATAGCGCTGGTCGCGTATTGGTGAGTCCAGAATTACGCGCA is a window from the Polynucleobacter sp. MWH-Aus1W21 genome containing:
- the mraZ gene encoding division/cell wall cluster transcriptional repressor MraZ, coding for MFQGASALNLDAKGRMSVPAKHRDALLVQGEGRITLTKHPDGCLLLFPRPEWETFRARVAQLPMDAHWWRRIFLGNAAEMDLDSAGRVLVSPELRAAAGIEKEVILLGMGSHLELWDAATYAAKEQAAIAQGMPEALKQFNF
- the coq7 gene encoding 2-polyprenyl-3-methyl-6-methoxy-1,4-benzoquinone monooxygenase — protein: MSPIDRFILEFDTALRSVVGGANSQRPTPGSDFASHSGLDAAERKHAAGLMRVNHVGEVCAQALYQSQKLVARNSDIQEMLDHSGREEMDHLAWCETRLQELGSHTSYLNPLWYAGSFAIGLAAGLAGDKWSLGFVAETEKQVENHLESHLEKLPKEDQRSRAIVDQMRVDEIAHGQAAKNAGGANLPEPIQKIMQAMSKVMTTTAYKI